The Geothrix sp. genome has a window encoding:
- a CDS encoding NADH-quinone oxidoreductase subunit J, translating to MFITFALITLLGALGMLLQKNVVMAGLCMVAAFFGVAGLFVLLANPVAAAFQIIVYTGAIMVLVLFVIMMLNSHEEEKAEVAHPIQRWLSLALLAAMAFGAVKLVLASGGLKDLATRGGELPRAMSLQAVGSTLFADHLLGFEVAGLLLLAAMIGAVALTKRNL from the coding sequence ATGTTCATCACCTTCGCCCTCATCACGCTCCTGGGTGCCCTGGGGATGCTGCTCCAGAAGAATGTCGTCATGGCAGGCCTCTGCATGGTGGCCGCCTTCTTCGGCGTGGCGGGCCTCTTCGTGCTGCTGGCCAACCCCGTGGCTGCGGCCTTCCAGATCATCGTCTATACCGGCGCCATCATGGTGCTGGTGCTCTTCGTGATCATGATGCTGAACAGCCATGAAGAGGAGAAGGCCGAGGTGGCCCACCCCATCCAACGCTGGCTGTCCCTGGCCCTGCTCGCGGCCATGGCCTTCGGCGCCGTGAAGCTGGTACTGGCCTCCGGTGGCCTGAAGGACCTGGCGACGAGGGGCGGGGAGCTGCCTCGAGCCATGAGCCTGCAGGCTGTGGGCTCGACGCTCTTCGCCGACCACCTGCTGGGGTTCGAAGTGGCGGGCCTGCTGCTGCTGGCGGCCATGATCGGCGCCGTGGCGCTGACCAAGCGGAATCTGTGA
- a CDS encoding NADH-quinone oxidoreductase subunit I encodes MGVLVKKVELSWLDRTYVWPVLKGMGITFQHFLRQLFTSTAKRYTIQYPDMKKEMPAGYRGLHELKRFEDGAIKCVACFMCQEACPARCISIEAEEFSDLTYTQGFEEKRPAKFSIDMLRCIYCGMCEEACPKDAIWLRNDYEVAAYDRLSMKFGKWDLMNTYAETDGKEAISQDPTPSVPRRTIAM; translated from the coding sequence ATGGGTGTCCTGGTCAAGAAGGTCGAGCTGAGCTGGCTGGACCGCACCTATGTGTGGCCGGTGCTGAAGGGCATGGGCATCACCTTCCAGCACTTTCTCCGGCAGCTCTTCACCTCCACCGCGAAGCGCTACACGATCCAGTACCCGGACATGAAGAAGGAGATGCCCGCGGGCTACCGAGGCCTCCATGAGTTGAAGCGGTTCGAGGACGGCGCCATCAAGTGCGTGGCCTGCTTCATGTGCCAGGAAGCCTGCCCCGCCCGCTGCATCAGCATCGAGGCCGAGGAATTCAGCGACCTGACCTACACCCAGGGCTTCGAGGAGAAGCGGCCGGCCAAGTTCAGCATCGACATGCTCCGCTGCATCTACTGCGGCATGTGCGAGGAGGCCTGTCCCAAGGATGCCATCTGGCTTCGCAACGACTACGAAGTGGCCGCCTACGACCGGCTCTCCATGAAGTTCGGCAAGTGGGACCTGATGAACACCTACGCCGAAACCGACGGCAAGGAAGCCATCAGCCAGGACCCCACCCCCTCCGTGCCGCGCCGCACGATCGCGATGTAA
- the nuoH gene encoding NADH-quinone oxidoreductase subunit NuoH encodes MDKLASLLHTTPATAWMVAKLVIVFGGVFSLAAVWTWVERRGAAMIQDRIGPNRAALFGKIKIIGLAQPVADGIKFFFKEDLVPHDANKALFWLAPFLAFVPALMGFAVIPFGRSFVSGGQTYHMALLDPGNGMGMLYPLAIGGMAVYGVLVAAWSSNNKWSILGGMRASATMVSYEIGMSLAVVTIFMTAGGYDPSDIITSQGHLPWAWNIVRQPLGFVVFFTCMFAETNRLPFDFAEGESEIVAGFNTEYGSMKFSLLALSEYCHLMTASALIATLYFGGWQVPFVKDPAVMLSVASFLLKMLFFAWVFVWIRWTLPRFRYDQLMHLGWKVMLPLSMANLVFHAWRMSQGH; translated from the coding sequence ATGGACAAGCTTGCGAGCCTGCTGCATACCACGCCTGCCACCGCCTGGATGGTGGCGAAACTCGTCATCGTCTTCGGTGGCGTCTTTTCGCTGGCGGCCGTCTGGACCTGGGTGGAGCGCCGAGGCGCGGCCATGATCCAGGACCGCATCGGTCCCAACCGGGCGGCCCTCTTCGGGAAGATCAAGATCATCGGCCTCGCGCAGCCCGTGGCAGATGGCATCAAGTTCTTCTTCAAGGAGGATCTGGTCCCCCACGACGCGAACAAGGCCCTCTTCTGGCTGGCGCCCTTCCTGGCCTTCGTGCCGGCCCTCATGGGCTTCGCCGTGATCCCCTTCGGGCGCAGCTTCGTGAGCGGCGGCCAGACCTACCACATGGCGCTGCTGGATCCCGGCAACGGCATGGGGATGCTCTATCCCCTGGCCATCGGCGGCATGGCGGTCTATGGCGTGCTGGTGGCGGCCTGGTCGAGCAACAACAAGTGGTCGATCCTCGGCGGCATGCGGGCCTCCGCGACCATGGTCAGCTACGAGATCGGCATGAGCCTGGCCGTGGTCACCATCTTCATGACCGCCGGCGGCTACGACCCCTCCGACATCATCACCTCCCAGGGCCATCTGCCCTGGGCCTGGAACATCGTCCGCCAGCCCCTGGGCTTCGTCGTGTTCTTCACCTGCATGTTCGCCGAGACCAACCGCCTGCCCTTCGACTTCGCCGAGGGCGAGAGCGAGATCGTGGCGGGCTTCAACACCGAATACGGCAGCATGAAGTTCAGCCTGCTGGCCCTGTCGGAGTACTGCCACTTGATGACGGCCTCGGCCCTCATCGCCACCCTCTACTTCGGCGGCTGGCAGGTGCCCTTCGTGAAGGACCCGGCGGTGATGCTGTCCGTCGCCAGCTTCCTGCTGAAGATGCTGTTCTTCGCCTGGGTCTTCGTCTGGATCCGGTGGACGCTGCCGCGGTTCCGCTACGACCAGCTCATGCATCTCGGGTGGAAGGTGATGCTGCCGCTCTCCATGGCCAACCTGGTCTTCCACGCCTGGCGCATGAGCCAGGGACACTGA
- a CDS encoding glutamine--tRNA ligase/YqeY domain fusion protein — protein MSADLPIPEPKKLHFIEEIVEADRASGKHGGRVLTRFPPEPNGYLHIGHAKSICLNFGLAKAYGGATNLRFDDTNPVKEDVEYVDSIREDVQWLGFQWKGEHYASDYFPFLYDYAEYLIQQGRAYVCDLTEAEIREYRGNFHVPGRPSPYRDRSPEENLDLFRRMKAGEFPDGSKVLRAKIDMASGNMNLRDPLMYRIRRAHHHRTGDTWCIYPMYDYAHGVSDALETITHSICTLEFEDHRPLYEWFLEQDVEGKFFQRPLPRQIEFARLNLTYTVMSKRRLLQLVQDGVVRGWDDPRMPTICGLRRRGYTPEAVRAFAERVGVAKRDMVADVGLLEFCIREDQEKRAPRRMAVLRPLKVVITNMTDAEAFEVEVANHPDDPAMGTRRLPFTRELFIDQDDFREEAPKRWFRLAPGAEVRLRGAALVTCREVVKDAAGNVVELRCEWDAASKGGNAPDGRKVKGTLHWVSAPHAVKAEVRLYEPLFTQEDPMDVAEGQDWKALLNPASLEVLTDARLEPSLRDARPGERFQFERTGYFAVDPDGRPGTPVFNRTVGLKDSWSKIEAKG, from the coding sequence ATGTCCGCTGACCTGCCGATTCCCGAACCCAAGAAGCTCCACTTCATCGAGGAGATCGTCGAGGCCGACCGCGCCTCGGGCAAGCACGGGGGGCGGGTGCTCACGCGGTTCCCGCCGGAGCCCAACGGCTATCTGCACATCGGCCACGCCAAGAGCATCTGCCTGAACTTCGGCCTGGCGAAGGCCTACGGCGGCGCCACCAACCTGCGCTTCGACGACACCAACCCCGTGAAGGAGGATGTCGAATATGTGGACTCCATCCGCGAGGATGTCCAGTGGCTGGGCTTCCAGTGGAAGGGCGAACACTACGCCTCGGACTACTTCCCCTTCCTCTATGACTACGCGGAGTACCTCATCCAGCAGGGCAGGGCCTATGTCTGCGATCTGACGGAGGCGGAGATCCGTGAGTACCGCGGCAACTTCCATGTGCCGGGGCGGCCCAGTCCGTACCGCGACCGCAGCCCCGAGGAGAACCTGGACCTCTTCCGCCGCATGAAGGCGGGCGAGTTCCCGGACGGCTCGAAGGTGCTGCGCGCCAAGATCGACATGGCGAGCGGCAACATGAACCTGCGCGACCCGCTCATGTACCGCATCCGCCGGGCCCACCACCACCGCACCGGCGACACCTGGTGCATCTACCCCATGTACGACTACGCCCACGGCGTGTCGGACGCCCTCGAGACCATCACCCACTCCATCTGCACCCTGGAGTTCGAGGACCACCGGCCCCTCTACGAGTGGTTCCTGGAGCAGGATGTCGAAGGGAAGTTCTTCCAGCGGCCCCTGCCGCGCCAGATCGAGTTCGCGCGCCTGAACCTCACCTACACGGTGATGAGCAAGCGCCGCCTCCTCCAGCTGGTGCAGGACGGCGTGGTCCGAGGCTGGGACGACCCCCGCATGCCCACCATCTGCGGCCTGCGCCGCCGGGGCTACACGCCCGAGGCCGTGCGGGCCTTCGCCGAGCGGGTGGGCGTGGCCAAGCGGGACATGGTGGCCGACGTGGGCCTGCTGGAGTTCTGCATCCGGGAAGACCAGGAGAAGCGGGCGCCCCGCCGCATGGCCGTGCTGCGCCCCCTGAAGGTGGTCATCACCAACATGACGGATGCTGAGGCCTTCGAGGTCGAGGTGGCCAACCATCCGGATGACCCGGCCATGGGGACCCGCCGGCTGCCCTTCACCCGGGAGCTCTTCATCGACCAGGACGACTTCCGCGAGGAAGCCCCCAAGAGGTGGTTCCGCCTGGCCCCGGGCGCGGAGGTGCGCCTTCGCGGAGCGGCCCTCGTGACCTGCCGCGAGGTCGTCAAGGACGCCGCCGGGAATGTGGTGGAGCTGCGCTGCGAGTGGGATGCCGCCAGCAAGGGCGGCAACGCGCCCGACGGCCGCAAGGTGAAGGGCACCCTGCACTGGGTGAGCGCGCCCCATGCCGTGAAGGCCGAAGTGAGGCTCTACGAGCCCCTCTTCACCCAGGAAGATCCCATGGATGTGGCCGAGGGCCAGGACTGGAAGGCCCTCTTGAACCCGGCCAGCCTCGAGGTGCTCACCGATGCCCGCCTCGAACCCAGCCTCCGGGACGCCCGTCCCGGCGAGCGGTTCCAGTTCGAGCGCACGGGCTATTTCGCGGTGGACCCGGACGGCCGGCCCGGCACGCCCGTGTTCAACCGGACCGTGGGATTGAAGGATTCGTGGAGCAAGATCGAGGCGAAAGGCTGA
- the proC gene encoding pyrroline-5-carboxylate reductase, with product MNMHPDLAILGFGTMGQAISAGLVEASGYPAARIRVATRHPVGAARARAEALGITLSGDATAVVKAAEVVLLCVKPKELKGLLAGLTAAGALDHRPLVVSIAAGTTLDFLATHTPKGTPLVRAMPNTPCAIRRGMTVLAAGQGVTEGQLAQARALFEPLGRVMDLDEKHMDAVTGLSASGPAFMFVILESLAEGGVQCGLPRAVALELAAQMTLGAASMVLETGRHPAALKDEVTTPAGCTIAGLMVLEDGRIRSVVARGIERATQVAAGLG from the coding sequence ATGAACATGCATCCCGACCTGGCCATCCTGGGCTTCGGCACCATGGGGCAGGCCATCAGCGCCGGCCTGGTGGAGGCCTCCGGCTATCCCGCGGCGCGCATCCGGGTCGCTACCCGGCACCCCGTCGGAGCGGCCCGCGCCCGGGCCGAGGCCCTGGGCATCACCCTTTCGGGGGACGCCACCGCGGTGGTCAAGGCGGCGGAGGTGGTGCTGCTCTGCGTGAAACCCAAGGAACTGAAGGGCCTCCTGGCAGGCCTCACCGCCGCCGGCGCCCTGGACCATCGCCCTCTGGTGGTCTCCATCGCCGCGGGCACGACCCTGGACTTCCTGGCCACCCACACGCCCAAGGGCACCCCCCTGGTGCGGGCCATGCCCAACACCCCCTGCGCCATCCGCCGAGGCATGACGGTGCTGGCGGCGGGGCAGGGGGTCACGGAGGGCCAGTTGGCCCAGGCCCGGGCCCTGTTCGAGCCCCTGGGCCGGGTCATGGACCTGGACGAGAAGCACATGGACGCCGTCACGGGTCTCAGCGCCAGCGGCCCGGCCTTCATGTTCGTGATCCTCGAGTCCCTGGCCGAAGGCGGCGTCCAGTGTGGCCTGCCCCGGGCCGTGGCGCTGGAACTGGCCGCCCAGATGACGCTGGGGGCCGCCTCCATGGTGCTGGAAACCGGCCGGCACCCTGCGGCCCTCAAGGATGAGGTCACCACGCCCGCGGGTTGCACCATCGCCGGTTTGATGGTCCTGGAGGACGGCCGCATCCGCTCCGTCGTGGCCCGCGGCATCGAGCGCGCGACGCAGGTGGCGGCGGGGCTGGGATGA